The proteins below come from a single Echinimonas agarilytica genomic window:
- a CDS encoding PilZ domain-containing protein, translated as MSKPEVNLVHETEAQRRHARVKIPARITYTDKNGVAHALEVMDLSASGFSATIVGNELTNGSHYKGDLLFKLNSVEFRLPINFSVKYLVSGENKAGCEFSALGQEEISLLRLFISKYLAGDLTTTSDILTTVSRDNFTKSRKKGGNDALSGWRKVRALGATAAMACVGLMAFGYICTNLYQHYFVTHAITAMVDIEREPVLAPTNGYFELVANPAEAIQQGLPLATITSSVYEVVNRTNMGDLSAQELEQMLPSELNSLVKSPCDCQIVAANKRDREFATQGDVLFDLARVGTAPHIAAKFNYSDAKQLVKGKQVSLEFPGMKGTFSGTIATVMMSPDAERTNTVVATIIPEKTLPLDTLSQPVNVSIGHSSSFSVVSQATASEG; from the coding sequence ATGTCTAAGCCAGAAGTGAATTTAGTACACGAAACCGAAGCGCAACGGCGACATGCTCGGGTCAAGATCCCGGCTCGAATTACTTACACCGACAAAAACGGTGTGGCCCACGCGCTGGAGGTGATGGATCTGTCTGCGAGTGGTTTTTCAGCCACTATCGTAGGCAATGAACTCACCAACGGCAGTCACTATAAAGGCGACTTATTATTCAAATTGAACTCCGTTGAATTTCGTCTGCCGATCAACTTTTCAGTGAAGTATTTGGTTTCAGGCGAAAACAAAGCCGGGTGCGAGTTTAGTGCATTGGGGCAAGAAGAGATTTCGTTGTTACGCTTATTTATCAGTAAATACCTTGCTGGAGATCTCACCACAACCTCTGACATTCTCACTACCGTCAGCCGCGACAACTTTACCAAATCACGTAAAAAAGGCGGTAATGACGCTTTATCGGGTTGGCGTAAAGTCAGAGCCCTTGGCGCTACGGCTGCCATGGCATGTGTTGGCCTTATGGCATTCGGTTACATCTGCACCAATCTTTATCAGCACTACTTTGTGACGCACGCGATTACAGCAATGGTCGATATCGAACGTGAACCTGTTCTTGCTCCGACCAATGGTTATTTTGAATTAGTTGCAAATCCAGCAGAAGCCATTCAACAAGGTTTGCCGCTCGCGACCATTACATCTTCAGTATATGAAGTTGTTAACCGCACCAATATGGGTGACTTGAGTGCCCAAGAGCTTGAACAAATGTTGCCTTCTGAGCTGAATAGTCTGGTAAAAAGCCCATGCGATTGTCAGATTGTTGCAGCAAACAAGCGTGACCGAGAGTTTGCCACTCAAGGCGATGTATTGTTCGATTTGGCGCGCGTAGGCACTGCCCCACACATTGCTGCAAAGTTTAACTACTCCGATGCAAAGCAGTTAGTGAAGGGCAAACAAGTGTCGCTCGAATTTCCCGGAATGAAAGGTACCTTCAGCGGAACCATTGCTACGGTAATGATGTCGCCTGATGCTGAGCGGACCAACACCGTTGTTGCAACGATTATCCCCGAGAAAACCTTACCTCTAGATACGCTGAGTCAACCGGTTAACGTCTCGATAGGTCATAGCTCAAGCTTTTCCGTTGTGAGTCAAGCCACTGCGAGCGAGGGGTGA